The following are from one region of the Trichoderma breve strain T069 chromosome 5, whole genome shotgun sequence genome:
- a CDS encoding amidase domain-containing protein: MTDPSLGMDTTCGSYALVGATAPNAPIVDRLLKAGMIIIAEANLSEWAGLKGFGMVTGWSAIGGQTQSPYVRGGYVPGDKILGHSTSCSSSSGSAVAVAAGQLEGLLWQKVAFVDPNKWELHPAVCDRIEIVREKQISEFLQAVATIRESGAEVTGNVVLPQVDEIVWEGEDALETEYTESSVRTIGQLIRWNSDHKDLELPSEADNAPSFPGQQQLENTLKSNLTEEKRQEIVLFIRKIAKDDGFDRIFEETGAEVLIGPLDGRIVTVAAAAGYPAGVAPLGYADNYNGRAYGVVIVAKAGDEGKILQAMSAWEETMPRRIPPPQLVNYEASL; this comes from the exons ATGACCGACCCTTCACTCGGCATGGACACTACATGCGGCTCCTATGCTCTTGTCGGAGCCACGGCTCCAAACGCTCCAATAGTAGATCGTCTTCTGAAGGCTGGCATGATTATCATTGCGGAGGCCAATCTATCT GAATGGGCTGGCTTAAAAGGATTCGGAATGGTAACCGGGTGGTCAGCAATCGGCGGCCAGACACAGTCACCATATGTCAGGGGCGGCTATGTGCCTGGAGACAAGATTTTAGGACACAGCACTTCATGcagttcttcatctggaTCTGCCGTAGCTGTGGCCGCTGG CCAGCTGGAAGGGCTTCTCT GGCAGAAAGTTGCCTTTGTGGATCCCAATAAGTGGGAGCTCCATCCCGCTGTTTGCGACCGGATCGAAATCGTCCGCGAAAAACAA ATTTCAGAGTTTCTTCAAGCTGTAGCTACTATCCGGGAATCTGGGGCCGAAGTGACGGGGAATGTCGTGTTGCCACAAGTCGACGAGATCGTTTGGGAGGGTGAGGATGCCCTTGAAACG GAATACACCGAGTCCTCAGTACGCACAATTGGGCAGCTGATACGGTGGAATTCTGATCACAAAGACTTGGAGCTCCCATCAG AAGCTGACAACGCCCCATCATTTCCgggccaacagcagcttgagAATACATTGAAGAGCAACCTGACAGAAGAGAAGCGGCAAGAGATTGTCTTATTTATCCGCAAGATAGCTAAAGATGACGGATTTGACCGAATCTTCGAAGAGACAGGGGCCGAAGTGCTTATAGGACCATTAGACGGGCGGATTGTgaccgttgctgctgcagcaggatACCCTGCCGGAGTGGCGCCGTTGGGATATGCTGACAACTACAATGGCAGAGCATACGGCGTGGTTATTGTGGCAAAAGCTGGGGACGAGGGAAAGATTCTACAAGCCATGAGTGCATGGGAGGAGACGATGCCACGACGGATCCCGCCGCCACAGCTGGTTAATTATGAAGCAAGTTTGTGA